A genomic stretch from Alosa sapidissima isolate fAloSap1 chromosome 3, fAloSap1.pri, whole genome shotgun sequence includes:
- the map2k4a gene encoding dual specificity mitogen-activated protein kinase kinase 4a isoform X9 encodes MATPSPSNSTSSSHNNSNNAGSTATIHHHQAQSQHITTMSSMQGKRKALKLNFANPPIKPSTRFTLNTAPPPFQNPHIERLRGSIESSGKLKISEQLCDFTAEDLKDLGEIGRGAYGSVNKMVHKPSNQIMAVKRIRSTVDEKEQKQLLMDLDVVMRSSDCPYIVQFYGALFREGDCWICMELMSTSLDKFYKYVYGELDDVIPEEILGKITLVTVKALNHLKENLKIIHRDIKPSNILLDRNGNIKLCDFGISGQLVDSIAKTRDAGCRPYMAPERIDPSASRQGYDVRSDVWSLGITLYELATGRFPYPKWSSVFDQLTQVVKGDPPHLSNSEERQFSPKFINFVNLCLTKDESKRPKYRELLKHPFILMYEERRVDVASYVCRILDQMPTSPSSPMYVD; translated from the exons ATGGCGACTCCCAGCCCCAGCAACTCAACATCTTCCAGCCACAACAACAGCAATAACGCAGGATCTACAGCAACAATACATCACCACCAAGCCCAGTCTCAACACATAACGACTATGAGCAGCATGCAGG GCAAACGCAAAGCACTGAAGCTAAATTTTGCCAATCCGCCAATCAAACCTAGCACCAGGTTCACGCTCAACACTGCTCCGCCCCCTTTCCAGAATCCACACAT AGAGCGGCTGAGGGGAAGCATCGAGTCTTCGGGGAAGCTGAAGATCTCGGAGCAGCTCTGCGACTTCACTGCAGAGGACCTGAAGGACCTGGGCGAGATTGGGCGGGGTGCGTATGGCTCTGTCAACAAGATGGTGCACAAGCCCAGCAACCAGATCATGGCTGTCAAG AGGATTAGGTCAACAGTGGATGAGAAGGAGCAAAAGCAGCTGCTGATGGACCTGGACGTGGTCATGAGGAGCAGCGACTGTCCATATATCGTCCAGTTTTATGGGGCACTTTTCAGAGAG GGAGACTGTTGGATTTGTATGGAGCTCATGTCTACCTCATTGGACAAATTCTACAAATATGTATATGGTGAATTAGATGATGTTATTCCTGAAGAAATTTTAGGCAAAATAACATTAGTT ACTGTGAAAGCACTTAACCACTTAAAAGAAAACTTGAAAATAATTCACAGAG ACATAAAGCCATCCAACATTCTCCTGGACCGGAATGGCAACATTAAGCTCTGTGACTTTGGCATCAGTGGCCAGCTGGTGGACTCCATAGCCAAAACCAGAGATGCTGGCTGCAGACCTTACATGGCT CCGGAGCGAATAGACCCCAGCGCCTCCCGACAAGGCTACGACGTGCGCTCGGATGTGTGGAGTCTGGGCATCACGCTG TACGAGCTGGCCACAGGCCGGTTCCCATACCCAAAGTGGAGCAGTGTGTTTGACCAGCTGACACAGGTGGTGAAGGGGGACCCCCCGCATCTCAGCAACTCCGAGGAGAGGCAGTTCTCCCCCAAGTTCATCAACTTTGTCAACTTGTG CCTTACAAAGGATGAGTCAAAAAGGCCAAAGTACAGAGAGCTGTTG AAACACCCTTTCATATTGATGTACGAAGAGCGTCGGGTGGATGTGGCCAGCTATGTGTGCCGGATCCTTGATCAGATGCCCACCTCTCCAAGCTCCCCCATGTATGTGGACTGA
- the map2k4a gene encoding dual specificity mitogen-activated protein kinase kinase 4a isoform X10, translating into MNGKRKALKLNFANPPIKPSTRFTLNTAPPPFQNPHIERLRGSIESSGKLKISEQLCDFTAEDLKDLGEIGRGAYGSVNKMVHKPSNQIMAVKRIRSTVDEKEQKQLLMDLDVVMRSSDCPYIVQFYGALFREGDCWICMELMSTSLDKFYKYVYGELDDVIPEEILGKITLVTVKALNHLKENLKIIHRDIKPSNILLDRNGNIKLCDFGISGQLVDSIAKTRDAGCRPYMAPERIDPSASRQGYDVRSDVWSLGITLYELATGRFPYPKWSSVFDQLTQVVKGDPPHLSNSEERQFSPKFINFVNLCLTKDESKRPKYRELLVSSKHPFILMYEERRVDVASYVCRILDQMPTSPSSPMYVD; encoded by the exons ATGAATG GCAAACGCAAAGCACTGAAGCTAAATTTTGCCAATCCGCCAATCAAACCTAGCACCAGGTTCACGCTCAACACTGCTCCGCCCCCTTTCCAGAATCCACACAT AGAGCGGCTGAGGGGAAGCATCGAGTCTTCGGGGAAGCTGAAGATCTCGGAGCAGCTCTGCGACTTCACTGCAGAGGACCTGAAGGACCTGGGCGAGATTGGGCGGGGTGCGTATGGCTCTGTCAACAAGATGGTGCACAAGCCCAGCAACCAGATCATGGCTGTCAAG AGGATTAGGTCAACAGTGGATGAGAAGGAGCAAAAGCAGCTGCTGATGGACCTGGACGTGGTCATGAGGAGCAGCGACTGTCCATATATCGTCCAGTTTTATGGGGCACTTTTCAGAGAG GGAGACTGTTGGATTTGTATGGAGCTCATGTCTACCTCATTGGACAAATTCTACAAATATGTATATGGTGAATTAGATGATGTTATTCCTGAAGAAATTTTAGGCAAAATAACATTAGTT ACTGTGAAAGCACTTAACCACTTAAAAGAAAACTTGAAAATAATTCACAGAG ACATAAAGCCATCCAACATTCTCCTGGACCGGAATGGCAACATTAAGCTCTGTGACTTTGGCATCAGTGGCCAGCTGGTGGACTCCATAGCCAAAACCAGAGATGCTGGCTGCAGACCTTACATGGCT CCGGAGCGAATAGACCCCAGCGCCTCCCGACAAGGCTACGACGTGCGCTCGGATGTGTGGAGTCTGGGCATCACGCTG TACGAGCTGGCCACAGGCCGGTTCCCATACCCAAAGTGGAGCAGTGTGTTTGACCAGCTGACACAGGTGGTGAAGGGGGACCCCCCGCATCTCAGCAACTCCGAGGAGAGGCAGTTCTCCCCCAAGTTCATCAACTTTGTCAACTTGTG CCTTACAAAGGATGAGTCAAAAAGGCCAAAGTACAGAGAGCTGTTGGTAAGTTCT AAACACCCTTTCATATTGATGTACGAAGAGCGTCGGGTGGATGTGGCCAGCTATGTGTGCCGGATCCTTGATCAGATGCCCACCTCTCCAAGCTCCCCCATGTATGTGGACTGA